A window of the Anoplopoma fimbria isolate UVic2021 breed Golden Eagle Sablefish chromosome 17, Afim_UVic_2022, whole genome shotgun sequence genome harbors these coding sequences:
- the mitfa gene encoding melanocyte inducing transcription factor a isoform X5 produces the protein MLEMLEYSHYQVQSHLENPTKYHIQQAQRQQVRQYLTTTLGGKAGSQCPSQPPEHGMPPGHGSSAPNSPMALLTLSSNCEKECFCAIQMDDVIDDIISLETSYNEDVLGLMDPGLQMNNQLPVSGNLLDVYGNQGLPLSGLAISNSCPSNIKREYTEAEVRALAKERQKKDNHNLIERRRRFNINDRIKELGTLIPKSNDPDMRWNKGTILKASVDYIRRLQRDQQRAKELECRQRKVEHANRHLMLRIQELEIQARAHGLTVVSSSSVCTSDLIGRAIKQEPVLGDCPVELYQHSSAPDMSPPTTLDLNNGTITFDHIPADGDDYGTSRTCNMKDLVRDTLSPMSPSDPLLSSMSPCGSNASSLNSSSSSMEEKEHGC, from the exons ATGTTGGAAATGCTTGAATACAGCCATTATCAG GTGCAGTCCCACCTGGAGAACCCCACGAAGTACCACATCCAGCAGGCTCAGCGGCAGCAGGTGAGGCAGTATCTTACCACCACCCTGGGTGGCAAAGCCGGCAGCCAGTGTCCCAGCCAGCCCCCCGAGCACGGCATGCCGCCCGGCCACGGCAGCAGCGCCCCCAACAGTCCCATGGCGCTGCTCACCCTCAGCTCCAACTGTGAGAAAGAG TGCTTTTGTGCCATACAGATGGATGATGTCATTGATGATATTATTAGCTTGGAGACAAGTTACAATGAAGATGTTCTTGGACTTATGGACCCAGGACTTCAAATGAACAACCAG CTCCCTGTGTCTGGAAACCTTCTTGATGTGTACGGCAACCAAGGACTTCCACTTTCGGGCCTCGCTATCAGCAACTCCTGTCCATCCAACATTAAGAGAGAATACACAG AGGCTGAAGTCCGTGCTCTTgctaaagagagacagaaaaaagacaaccACAACTTAA TTGAACGAAGACGGAGATTCAACATCAACGATCGCATCAAAGAACTGGGAACCTTGATACCAAAGTCAAACGATCC AGACATGCGCTGGAATAAGGGCACCATTCTCAAAGCCTCAGTGGACTATATCAGGAGGCTACAGCGGGATCAGCAGAGAGCCAAGGAGCTTGAGTGCAGACAGAGGAAGGTGGAGCATGCAAACCGCCATCTGATGCTTCGTATACAG GAGTTGGAAATCCAGGCCCGTGCCCATGGCCTTACAGTGGTGTCCTCCTCATCTGTCTGCACATCGGATTTGATAGGCCGAGCCATCAAACAGGAGCCCGTCCTCGGCGACTGCCCCGTGGAGCTCTACCAGCATAGCTCTGCTCCCGACATGTCCCCTCCGACCACGCTGGACCTCAACAACGGCACCATCACCTTCGACCACATTCCTGCAGATGGCGATGACTATGGAACCTCCAGGACCTGTAACATGAAGGATTTGGTAAGGGACACCCTGTCGCCGATGTCCCCAAGTGATCCCCTGCTATCCTCCATGTCCCCATGCGGCTCCAACGCTAGCAGCCTCAACAGTTCCAGCTCGAGtatggaggagaaggagcatGGCTGTTAG
- the mitfa gene encoding melanocyte inducing transcription factor a isoform X1 — MLEMLEYSHYQVQSHLENPTKYHIQQAQRQQVRQYLTTTLGGKAGSQCPSQPPEHGMPPGHGSSAPNSPMALLTLSSNCEKEMDDVIDDIISLETSYNEDVLGLMDPGLQMNNQLPVSGNLLDVYGNQGLPLSGLAISNSCPSNIKREYTVTPAPGMKQVLDKPDPCSLYENYQRQEGFPVEAEVRALAKERQKKDNHNLIERRRRFNINDRIKELGTLIPKSNDPDMRWNKGTILKASVDYIRRLQRDQQRAKELECRQRKVEHANRHLMLRIQELEIQARAHGLTVVSSSSVCTSDLIGRAIKQEPVLGDCPVELYQHSSAPDMSPPTTLDLNNGTITFDHIPADGDDYGTSRTCNMKDLVRDTLSPMSPSDPLLSSMSPCGSNASSLNSSSSSMEEKEHGC, encoded by the exons ATGTTGGAAATGCTTGAATACAGCCATTATCAG GTGCAGTCCCACCTGGAGAACCCCACGAAGTACCACATCCAGCAGGCTCAGCGGCAGCAGGTGAGGCAGTATCTTACCACCACCCTGGGTGGCAAAGCCGGCAGCCAGTGTCCCAGCCAGCCCCCCGAGCACGGCATGCCGCCCGGCCACGGCAGCAGCGCCCCCAACAGTCCCATGGCGCTGCTCACCCTCAGCTCCAACTGTGAGAAAGAG ATGGATGATGTCATTGATGATATTATTAGCTTGGAGACAAGTTACAATGAAGATGTTCTTGGACTTATGGACCCAGGACTTCAAATGAACAACCAG CTCCCTGTGTCTGGAAACCTTCTTGATGTGTACGGCAACCAAGGACTTCCACTTTCGGGCCTCGCTATCAGCAACTCCTGTCCATCCAACATTAAGAGAGAATACACAG TTACTCCAGCTCCTGGCATGAAGCAAGTGCTGGACAAGCCTGACCCCTGTAGCCTGTATGAAAACTATCAAAGGCAAGAGGGCTTTCCAGTAG AGGCTGAAGTCCGTGCTCTTgctaaagagagacagaaaaaagacaaccACAACTTAA TTGAACGAAGACGGAGATTCAACATCAACGATCGCATCAAAGAACTGGGAACCTTGATACCAAAGTCAAACGATCC AGACATGCGCTGGAATAAGGGCACCATTCTCAAAGCCTCAGTGGACTATATCAGGAGGCTACAGCGGGATCAGCAGAGAGCCAAGGAGCTTGAGTGCAGACAGAGGAAGGTGGAGCATGCAAACCGCCATCTGATGCTTCGTATACAG GAGTTGGAAATCCAGGCCCGTGCCCATGGCCTTACAGTGGTGTCCTCCTCATCTGTCTGCACATCGGATTTGATAGGCCGAGCCATCAAACAGGAGCCCGTCCTCGGCGACTGCCCCGTGGAGCTCTACCAGCATAGCTCTGCTCCCGACATGTCCCCTCCGACCACGCTGGACCTCAACAACGGCACCATCACCTTCGACCACATTCCTGCAGATGGCGATGACTATGGAACCTCCAGGACCTGTAACATGAAGGATTTGGTAAGGGACACCCTGTCGCCGATGTCCCCAAGTGATCCCCTGCTATCCTCCATGTCCCCATGCGGCTCCAACGCTAGCAGCCTCAACAGTTCCAGCTCGAGtatggaggagaaggagcatGGCTGTTAG
- the mitfa gene encoding melanocyte inducing transcription factor a isoform X2, protein MLEMLEYSHYQVQSHLENPTKYHIQQAQRQQVRQYLTTTLGGKAGSQCPSQPPEHGMPPGHGSSAPNSPMALLTLSSNCEKEMDDVIDDIISLETSYNEDVLGLMDPGLQMNNQLPVSGNLLDVYGNQGLPLSGLAISNSCPSNIKREYTAPGMKQVLDKPDPCSLYENYQRQEGFPVEAEVRALAKERQKKDNHNLIERRRRFNINDRIKELGTLIPKSNDPDMRWNKGTILKASVDYIRRLQRDQQRAKELECRQRKVEHANRHLMLRIQELEIQARAHGLTVVSSSSVCTSDLIGRAIKQEPVLGDCPVELYQHSSAPDMSPPTTLDLNNGTITFDHIPADGDDYGTSRTCNMKDLVRDTLSPMSPSDPLLSSMSPCGSNASSLNSSSSSMEEKEHGC, encoded by the exons ATGTTGGAAATGCTTGAATACAGCCATTATCAG GTGCAGTCCCACCTGGAGAACCCCACGAAGTACCACATCCAGCAGGCTCAGCGGCAGCAGGTGAGGCAGTATCTTACCACCACCCTGGGTGGCAAAGCCGGCAGCCAGTGTCCCAGCCAGCCCCCCGAGCACGGCATGCCGCCCGGCCACGGCAGCAGCGCCCCCAACAGTCCCATGGCGCTGCTCACCCTCAGCTCCAACTGTGAGAAAGAG ATGGATGATGTCATTGATGATATTATTAGCTTGGAGACAAGTTACAATGAAGATGTTCTTGGACTTATGGACCCAGGACTTCAAATGAACAACCAG CTCCCTGTGTCTGGAAACCTTCTTGATGTGTACGGCAACCAAGGACTTCCACTTTCGGGCCTCGCTATCAGCAACTCCTGTCCATCCAACATTAAGAGAGAATACACAG CTCCTGGCATGAAGCAAGTGCTGGACAAGCCTGACCCCTGTAGCCTGTATGAAAACTATCAAAGGCAAGAGGGCTTTCCAGTAG AGGCTGAAGTCCGTGCTCTTgctaaagagagacagaaaaaagacaaccACAACTTAA TTGAACGAAGACGGAGATTCAACATCAACGATCGCATCAAAGAACTGGGAACCTTGATACCAAAGTCAAACGATCC AGACATGCGCTGGAATAAGGGCACCATTCTCAAAGCCTCAGTGGACTATATCAGGAGGCTACAGCGGGATCAGCAGAGAGCCAAGGAGCTTGAGTGCAGACAGAGGAAGGTGGAGCATGCAAACCGCCATCTGATGCTTCGTATACAG GAGTTGGAAATCCAGGCCCGTGCCCATGGCCTTACAGTGGTGTCCTCCTCATCTGTCTGCACATCGGATTTGATAGGCCGAGCCATCAAACAGGAGCCCGTCCTCGGCGACTGCCCCGTGGAGCTCTACCAGCATAGCTCTGCTCCCGACATGTCCCCTCCGACCACGCTGGACCTCAACAACGGCACCATCACCTTCGACCACATTCCTGCAGATGGCGATGACTATGGAACCTCCAGGACCTGTAACATGAAGGATTTGGTAAGGGACACCCTGTCGCCGATGTCCCCAAGTGATCCCCTGCTATCCTCCATGTCCCCATGCGGCTCCAACGCTAGCAGCCTCAACAGTTCCAGCTCGAGtatggaggagaaggagcatGGCTGTTAG
- the mitfa gene encoding melanocyte inducing transcription factor a isoform X4, translated as MLEMLEYSHYQVQSHLENPTKYHIQQAQRQQVRQYLTTTLGGKAGSQCPSQPPEHGMPPGHGSSAPNSPMALLTLSSNCEKEMDDVIDDIISLETSYNEDVLGLMDPGLQMNNQLPVSGNLLDVYGNQGLPLSGLAISNSCPSNIKREYTEAEVRALAKERQKKDNHNLIERRRRFNINDRIKELGTLIPKSNDPDMRWNKGTILKASVDYIRRLQRDQQRAKELECRQRKVEHANRHLMLRIQELEIQARAHGLTVVSSSSVCTSDLIGRAIKQEPVLGDCPVELYQHSSAPDMSPPTTLDLNNGTITFDHIPADGDDYGTSRTCNMKDLVRDTLSPMSPSDPLLSSMSPCGSNASSLNSSSSSMEEKEHGC; from the exons ATGTTGGAAATGCTTGAATACAGCCATTATCAG GTGCAGTCCCACCTGGAGAACCCCACGAAGTACCACATCCAGCAGGCTCAGCGGCAGCAGGTGAGGCAGTATCTTACCACCACCCTGGGTGGCAAAGCCGGCAGCCAGTGTCCCAGCCAGCCCCCCGAGCACGGCATGCCGCCCGGCCACGGCAGCAGCGCCCCCAACAGTCCCATGGCGCTGCTCACCCTCAGCTCCAACTGTGAGAAAGAG ATGGATGATGTCATTGATGATATTATTAGCTTGGAGACAAGTTACAATGAAGATGTTCTTGGACTTATGGACCCAGGACTTCAAATGAACAACCAG CTCCCTGTGTCTGGAAACCTTCTTGATGTGTACGGCAACCAAGGACTTCCACTTTCGGGCCTCGCTATCAGCAACTCCTGTCCATCCAACATTAAGAGAGAATACACAG AGGCTGAAGTCCGTGCTCTTgctaaagagagacagaaaaaagacaaccACAACTTAA TTGAACGAAGACGGAGATTCAACATCAACGATCGCATCAAAGAACTGGGAACCTTGATACCAAAGTCAAACGATCC AGACATGCGCTGGAATAAGGGCACCATTCTCAAAGCCTCAGTGGACTATATCAGGAGGCTACAGCGGGATCAGCAGAGAGCCAAGGAGCTTGAGTGCAGACAGAGGAAGGTGGAGCATGCAAACCGCCATCTGATGCTTCGTATACAG GAGTTGGAAATCCAGGCCCGTGCCCATGGCCTTACAGTGGTGTCCTCCTCATCTGTCTGCACATCGGATTTGATAGGCCGAGCCATCAAACAGGAGCCCGTCCTCGGCGACTGCCCCGTGGAGCTCTACCAGCATAGCTCTGCTCCCGACATGTCCCCTCCGACCACGCTGGACCTCAACAACGGCACCATCACCTTCGACCACATTCCTGCAGATGGCGATGACTATGGAACCTCCAGGACCTGTAACATGAAGGATTTGGTAAGGGACACCCTGTCGCCGATGTCCCCAAGTGATCCCCTGCTATCCTCCATGTCCCCATGCGGCTCCAACGCTAGCAGCCTCAACAGTTCCAGCTCGAGtatggaggagaaggagcatGGCTGTTAG
- the mitfa gene encoding melanocyte inducing transcription factor a isoform X3, which produces MLEMLEYSHYQVQSHLENPTKYHIQQAQRQQVRQYLTTTLGGKAGSQCPSQPPEHGMPPGHGSSAPNSPMALLTLSSNCEKECFCAIQMDDVIDDIISLETSYNEDVLGLMDPGLQMNNQLPVSGNLLDVYGNQGLPLSGLAISNSCPSNIKREYTGKLLTTEAEVRALAKERQKKDNHNLIERRRRFNINDRIKELGTLIPKSNDPDMRWNKGTILKASVDYIRRLQRDQQRAKELECRQRKVEHANRHLMLRIQELEIQARAHGLTVVSSSSVCTSDLIGRAIKQEPVLGDCPVELYQHSSAPDMSPPTTLDLNNGTITFDHIPADGDDYGTSRTCNMKDLVRDTLSPMSPSDPLLSSMSPCGSNASSLNSSSSSMEEKEHGC; this is translated from the exons ATGTTGGAAATGCTTGAATACAGCCATTATCAG GTGCAGTCCCACCTGGAGAACCCCACGAAGTACCACATCCAGCAGGCTCAGCGGCAGCAGGTGAGGCAGTATCTTACCACCACCCTGGGTGGCAAAGCCGGCAGCCAGTGTCCCAGCCAGCCCCCCGAGCACGGCATGCCGCCCGGCCACGGCAGCAGCGCCCCCAACAGTCCCATGGCGCTGCTCACCCTCAGCTCCAACTGTGAGAAAGAG TGCTTTTGTGCCATACAGATGGATGATGTCATTGATGATATTATTAGCTTGGAGACAAGTTACAATGAAGATGTTCTTGGACTTATGGACCCAGGACTTCAAATGAACAACCAG CTCCCTGTGTCTGGAAACCTTCTTGATGTGTACGGCAACCAAGGACTTCCACTTTCGGGCCTCGCTATCAGCAACTCCTGTCCATCCAACATTAAGAGAGAATACACAGGTAAATTACTGAC CACAGAGGCTGAAGTCCGTGCTCTTgctaaagagagacagaaaaaagacaaccACAACTTAA TTGAACGAAGACGGAGATTCAACATCAACGATCGCATCAAAGAACTGGGAACCTTGATACCAAAGTCAAACGATCC AGACATGCGCTGGAATAAGGGCACCATTCTCAAAGCCTCAGTGGACTATATCAGGAGGCTACAGCGGGATCAGCAGAGAGCCAAGGAGCTTGAGTGCAGACAGAGGAAGGTGGAGCATGCAAACCGCCATCTGATGCTTCGTATACAG GAGTTGGAAATCCAGGCCCGTGCCCATGGCCTTACAGTGGTGTCCTCCTCATCTGTCTGCACATCGGATTTGATAGGCCGAGCCATCAAACAGGAGCCCGTCCTCGGCGACTGCCCCGTGGAGCTCTACCAGCATAGCTCTGCTCCCGACATGTCCCCTCCGACCACGCTGGACCTCAACAACGGCACCATCACCTTCGACCACATTCCTGCAGATGGCGATGACTATGGAACCTCCAGGACCTGTAACATGAAGGATTTGGTAAGGGACACCCTGTCGCCGATGTCCCCAAGTGATCCCCTGCTATCCTCCATGTCCCCATGCGGCTCCAACGCTAGCAGCCTCAACAGTTCCAGCTCGAGtatggaggagaaggagcatGGCTGTTAG